One genomic region from Armatimonadota bacterium encodes:
- a CDS encoding Rne/Rng family ribonuclease: protein MKREIFANVEPFEVRVAVREDGELVNLFIERDEPVVGNIYKGRVANVLRGMDAAFVDIGLARNAFLHVSDVRAQRIGGEELEDAIGRGAIQQRLRPGQEIIVQVTKEPTGTKGARVTTYVALPAYYLVLMPTVSYVGVSRRIESEAERRRLREIAERIRPAKMGLIVRTAAQGASERDLQNDLRYLLSVWNRVLERARHLRAPALLYQDLRLIRRVVRDLFTEEVSRFVVDSPREYEQIMDLVKSYAPHLRSRLELYQGEEPVFEHFGIEREIQNALRRKVWLPSGGYLVIDRTEAFTVVDVNTGKYVGKIDLETTILHTNLEAAREVVRQIRLRDIGGIILVDFIDMENEQHRRQVLRALEEAIRTDRTRTHLIDLTQLGLVELTRKRVHQDLEHVLRIPCPYCEGRGRVLSPRTVANRIRRDLPRTVRTSQAPGVAVHVHPLVHAELFRDGDAWLRALEEATGRQVHCLAREGIHLEEVEVLPLKAEGIPAGPGEVRRLEVEERVLDVAEERDEVQERAVALASAQNGWWGRLRGHLERLLFPRRAPSTTRGER from the coding sequence ATGAAGCGGGAGATCTTCGCGAACGTGGAGCCGTTCGAGGTTCGGGTGGCCGTACGGGAAGACGGGGAGCTCGTGAACCTCTTCATCGAGCGGGACGAACCTGTGGTGGGCAACATCTACAAGGGTCGGGTGGCCAACGTCCTACGGGGAATGGACGCGGCCTTCGTGGATATCGGACTGGCGCGGAACGCTTTCCTACACGTGAGCGACGTGCGGGCACAGCGCATCGGGGGGGAGGAACTGGAGGATGCTATCGGCCGGGGCGCCATCCAGCAGCGGTTGCGGCCGGGGCAGGAGATCATCGTGCAGGTCACCAAGGAGCCTACGGGCACCAAAGGGGCCCGGGTGACCACGTACGTGGCCCTGCCCGCCTACTACCTGGTCCTCATGCCCACGGTGAGCTACGTAGGGGTGTCCCGCAGGATCGAGAGCGAGGCGGAGCGCAGGCGGCTACGGGAGATCGCGGAGCGCATCCGGCCCGCGAAAATGGGCCTCATCGTGCGGACTGCGGCCCAGGGGGCGTCGGAGCGGGATCTGCAGAACGATCTCCGCTATCTCCTGAGCGTCTGGAACCGGGTACTGGAACGGGCCCGGCATCTCCGGGCGCCCGCCCTCCTGTACCAGGACCTCCGTCTCATCCGGCGCGTGGTGCGGGACCTGTTCACCGAGGAGGTGAGCCGGTTCGTGGTGGACTCCCCCCGGGAGTACGAGCAGATCATGGATCTGGTGAAGTCCTACGCCCCACACCTGCGCTCCCGGCTGGAGCTCTACCAGGGGGAGGAGCCTGTGTTCGAACACTTCGGGATCGAGCGGGAGATCCAGAACGCCCTGCGTCGGAAGGTATGGCTTCCGTCCGGGGGGTATCTGGTGATCGATCGGACGGAGGCCTTCACCGTGGTGGACGTGAACACGGGGAAGTACGTAGGGAAAATCGATCTGGAGACCACCATCCTCCACACCAACCTGGAGGCGGCCCGGGAGGTGGTACGCCAGATCCGGCTCCGGGACATCGGGGGCATCATCCTCGTGGATTTCATCGACATGGAGAATGAACAGCACCGCCGGCAGGTCCTCCGGGCCCTGGAGGAGGCCATCCGGACGGATCGGACCCGCACCCACCTCATCGACCTGACGCAGCTGGGGTTGGTGGAGCTCACCCGCAAGCGGGTCCACCAGGATCTGGAGCACGTCCTCCGCATCCCCTGTCCGTACTGCGAGGGGCGGGGCCGGGTGCTCTCCCCCCGAACGGTGGCCAACCGAATTCGTCGGGATCTCCCGCGCACGGTCCGGACCTCCCAAGCTCCCGGAGTAGCGGTTCACGTGCATCCGCTTGTCCATGCGGAGCTCTTCCGGGACGGGGATGCGTGGCTTCGGGCCCTGGAAGAGGCCACGGGCCGGCAGGTGCACTGCCTGGCCCGGGAGGGAATCCACCTCGAGGAGGTGGAAGTCCTCCCCCTGAAGGCCGAGGGGATCCCTGCAGGACCGGGCGAGGTCCGCCGCCTAGAGGTGGAGGAGCGGGTCTTGGACGTGGCAGAGGAGCGGGACGAGGTGCAGGAGCGGGCGGTGGCCCTCGCGTCCGCCCAGAACGGGTGGTGGGGCCGTCTGCGGGGACACCTGGAGCGGCTCCTCTTCCCGCGAAGGGCCCCGTCCACGACCCGCGGGGAGCGATAG
- a CDS encoding DUF1292 domain-containing protein, whose translation MPKREEYEVITLTDEEGNEQEYTVLEYVEVDGQEYVVVAPAGEEDHSPARILRVEDDQTLVPVEDEDEFNRVVEHLEEDVEIEFEDYEEEPEEEEEDFPLDDEEEEEFDFEDEDEDEE comes from the coding sequence GTGCCGAAGCGGGAGGAATACGAGGTCATCACCCTCACGGATGAGGAAGGAAACGAGCAGGAATACACGGTGTTGGAGTACGTGGAGGTAGACGGGCAGGAATACGTGGTGGTGGCTCCCGCCGGGGAGGAGGACCATAGTCCTGCCCGCATCCTCCGCGTGGAGGACGACCAGACCCTCGTCCCTGTGGAGGACGAGGACGAGTTCAACCGGGTGGTGGAGCACCTGGAGGAGGACGTGGAGATCGAGTTCGAGGACTACGAGGAGGAGCCCGAGGAGGAAGAAGAGGACTTCCCCCTCGACGACGAGGAGGAAGAGGAGTTCGACTTCGAGGACGAGGACGAAGACGAAGAGTGA
- the ruvX gene encoding Holliday junction resolvase RuvX, which yields MRGRVLAVDLGARRVGLAVSDPTGTIAQPFRTLPRRSTREILDAIAEVVVRLGVSRVVVGLPRNMDGTEGRMARAARRFGEALARRTRVPVVFWDERLTTVAAEHVLRGHAPTRRRELRDGVAAALILEGYLRRSGSGLATP from the coding sequence GTGAGGGGACGGGTGCTCGCTGTAGACCTCGGAGCCCGGAGGGTGGGGCTGGCGGTGAGTGACCCCACCGGAACCATCGCACAGCCCTTCCGGACCCTCCCGCGTCGGAGCACCCGAGAGATCCTGGACGCCATCGCGGAGGTGGTGGTGCGGTTGGGTGTTTCCCGCGTTGTGGTGGGGCTCCCCCGGAACATGGACGGGACAGAGGGAAGGATGGCGCGGGCCGCCCGCCGGTTCGGGGAAGCCCTGGCCCGTCGGACTCGGGTCCCGGTGGTGTTCTGGGACGAGCGGCTCACCACCGTGGCCGCGGAGCACGTGCTCCGCGGCCACGCTCCCACCCGCCGCCGGGAGCTGCGGGATGGGGTGGCCGCCGCCCTTATCCTGGAAGGGTATCTGCGTCGTTCCGGGTCAGGCCTTGCAACTCCCTAG
- the rodA gene encoding rod shape-determining protein RodA gives MDPVLLVSALGLCTLGTLAILSATRSPESPSGLLSARLAHLAGGMVLLGVCAALPLETFRRVAKGLYGLSLALLLLVDLAGHERLGAQRWLQLGPLSFQPSELAKLSVILLLSDALARQTTPPRTLGAVMGRCLWVLPALVLVFLQPDLGTTLVFLAIVLGMLFAVGTPLRTLAGLVGMGLAVMPVVWRWLKPYQQKRLLVFLDPSLDPLGAGYHLIQSKIAIGSGQVWGKGLFQGTQNTLQFLPMQHTDFVFAVIGEELGFVGAIGVLGLFWVYLIRGLQAAQRAPDAFGRLVGVGIVAMVGFHVLVNVGMTVGVMPVTGIPLPFLSYGGSALLANLAATGILLNLGRRRGWSGP, from the coding sequence CCTTCCGGGCTCCTTTCCGCGCGGCTCGCGCACCTCGCGGGGGGGATGGTGCTGCTGGGCGTGTGTGCCGCCTTGCCCCTTGAGACCTTCCGGCGTGTGGCGAAAGGACTGTACGGACTGAGTTTGGCGCTCCTCCTGCTGGTAGATCTGGCGGGCCACGAGCGACTCGGTGCCCAGCGCTGGCTGCAGTTGGGCCCTCTCAGCTTCCAACCCTCGGAGCTTGCGAAGCTCAGCGTGATCCTCCTTCTCTCGGACGCCCTGGCCCGCCAGACCACACCGCCCCGAACACTCGGGGCAGTAATGGGCCGGTGCCTGTGGGTGCTTCCAGCCCTGGTGCTGGTGTTCCTGCAGCCGGACCTCGGCACCACCCTCGTGTTCCTCGCCATCGTCCTGGGGATGCTGTTCGCGGTGGGCACCCCACTCCGCACCCTGGCGGGACTGGTGGGGATGGGCCTAGCCGTCATGCCCGTGGTGTGGCGGTGGCTGAAGCCGTATCAGCAGAAACGGCTCCTGGTGTTCCTGGACCCCAGCCTGGATCCCCTGGGGGCGGGCTACCACCTCATCCAGTCCAAGATCGCCATCGGGAGCGGGCAGGTGTGGGGCAAGGGTCTCTTTCAGGGAACCCAGAACACCCTGCAGTTTTTGCCCATGCAGCACACGGACTTCGTGTTCGCGGTGATCGGGGAGGAGTTGGGATTTGTGGGGGCTATAGGAGTCCTGGGGCTCTTCTGGGTATACCTGATCCGGGGGCTGCAGGCGGCCCAGCGGGCTCCGGATGCCTTCGGAAGGCTGGTGGGGGTGGGGATCGTTGCCATGGTGGGATTTCACGTCCTGGTCAACGTGGGGATGACGGTGGGGGTGATGCCGGTCACGGGGATCCCGCTGCCCTTCCTCTCCTACGGGGGAAGCGCGCTGCTCGCGAACCTAGCCGCCACCGGGATCCTCCTCAATCTGGGGAGACGTCGAGGCTGGAGTGGGCCATGA
- the alaS gene encoding alanine--tRNA ligase, translating into MVRWTSKEIRESFLRFFEERGHMRVPSMSLIPEDPTLLFTNSGMVQFKDVFLGTGTRPYRRAVDVQKCMRVSGKHNDLEDVGRDGYHHTFFEMLGNWSFGDYYKAEAIAWAWELLTEVWGIPRERLWATCFEDELGEIPRDEEAAEIWLRQPGFDPGHLLFFGRKENFWEMAEVGPCGPDSEIHIDRGPEFCDKRNVPGHVCRVNGDCERFLELWNLVFIQYNRTGPTTLEPLPSKHVDTGMGLERIVSVLQGGRDNYDTDLFLPLIRRTQELVGHSDAEREARLVAYRVIADHARAAAFLIADGVVPGNEGRNYVLRMILRRAARFGRTLGLDRPFLAEVAEVVVREMGEVYPELRTHGRFIREVITREEERFAQTLDAGMARLEEILAQAKAEGRRILAGEEVFRLYDTYGFPREMTQDIAREHGLEIDWAGFELSMAEQRERARAQAPFRAVEHPLAGLSRTGVRTEFVGYRRLRARGRVVALVRDGKPVQEVREGEEAEVVLDRTPFYAEAGGQVGDRGQLRWRDGYFEVRDTQRPTEGLTAHRGVVVRGTLRMGQRVEAVVDEERRRDTMRHHTATHLLHRALREILGEHARQAGSLVAPDRLRFDFLHLQPLSREQLRAIEDRVNEHILKAIPVRVRYLPYEEAIRRGAVALFGEKYGDVVRMVSIGDYSRELCGGTHVRNTGEIGTFWITQEVGVAAGVRRIEAVCGRAAMAWQRRRLEVLEDLAAQLRASPEELRARVERLQARVRELERTLQTWQRQRVAEDLDRIVASAQEVEGVRVAVARLDGLPHEALRAVGDRLRERLQSGVIVLGGVDADRVVLVAMVTQDLVHRVRAPEVIRPVAERVGGSGGGRPELAQAGGRDPSRLDEALGWVPEVVRGLLREATPVGDP; encoded by the coding sequence GTGGTGCGTTGGACGTCCAAGGAGATCCGGGAGTCCTTCCTCCGGTTTTTCGAGGAGCGGGGACATATGCGGGTCCCCAGCATGTCCCTGATTCCCGAAGATCCCACCCTGCTGTTCACGAACTCGGGCATGGTGCAGTTCAAGGATGTGTTCCTGGGCACGGGCACCCGTCCCTACCGGCGGGCCGTGGACGTGCAGAAGTGCATGCGGGTCTCGGGTAAGCACAACGACCTGGAGGACGTAGGTCGTGACGGGTACCATCACACCTTCTTCGAGATGCTGGGGAACTGGTCCTTCGGGGACTACTACAAGGCGGAGGCCATCGCGTGGGCGTGGGAGCTGCTGACGGAGGTGTGGGGGATCCCCCGGGAGCGGCTGTGGGCCACCTGCTTCGAGGACGAACTGGGGGAGATTCCCCGGGACGAGGAGGCCGCGGAGATCTGGCTGCGCCAGCCCGGATTCGATCCCGGTCATCTTCTCTTCTTCGGCCGGAAGGAGAACTTCTGGGAGATGGCGGAGGTCGGCCCCTGCGGTCCCGACAGTGAGATCCACATCGACCGGGGCCCGGAGTTCTGCGATAAGCGGAACGTGCCGGGCCATGTGTGCCGGGTGAACGGGGATTGCGAGCGGTTTTTGGAGCTGTGGAACCTGGTGTTCATCCAGTACAACCGGACGGGGCCTACCACCCTGGAGCCCCTGCCGTCCAAGCATGTGGATACGGGCATGGGGCTGGAGCGCATCGTGAGCGTCCTGCAGGGGGGGAGGGACAACTACGATACGGATCTCTTCCTGCCCCTCATCCGGAGAACACAGGAACTGGTAGGGCATTCAGACGCGGAGCGGGAGGCCCGCCTGGTGGCATACCGGGTCATCGCGGACCACGCCCGGGCGGCAGCCTTCCTCATCGCGGACGGGGTGGTGCCTGGCAACGAGGGCCGCAACTACGTGCTGCGCATGATTCTGCGACGGGCGGCCCGATTCGGCCGCACCCTGGGCTTGGACCGCCCCTTCCTCGCGGAGGTGGCGGAAGTGGTGGTGCGGGAGATGGGGGAGGTGTACCCGGAGCTGCGGACGCACGGGAGGTTCATCCGGGAGGTGATCACCCGCGAGGAGGAGCGGTTCGCCCAGACCCTGGATGCGGGGATGGCGCGGCTGGAGGAGATCCTGGCCCAGGCCAAGGCCGAGGGTCGGCGGATTCTCGCGGGAGAGGAGGTCTTCCGCCTCTACGACACCTACGGCTTCCCCCGGGAGATGACCCAGGACATCGCACGGGAGCACGGGCTCGAGATCGATTGGGCGGGTTTCGAGCTATCCATGGCGGAGCAACGGGAACGGGCCCGGGCCCAGGCTCCCTTCCGGGCCGTGGAGCATCCACTCGCGGGGCTGTCCCGCACAGGGGTGCGGACGGAGTTCGTGGGATATCGCCGGCTGCGGGCCCGGGGCCGGGTGGTGGCCCTCGTCCGGGACGGGAAGCCCGTGCAAGAGGTGCGGGAGGGTGAGGAAGCGGAGGTGGTCCTCGACCGGACCCCCTTCTACGCGGAGGCGGGAGGGCAGGTGGGAGATAGGGGACAGCTGCGGTGGCGGGACGGGTACTTCGAGGTCCGGGACACGCAGCGGCCCACGGAGGGCCTCACCGCGCACCGGGGCGTGGTGGTCCGGGGGACACTACGGATGGGTCAGCGGGTGGAGGCCGTGGTAGATGAGGAGCGACGCAGGGACACCATGCGCCACCACACCGCCACGCACCTCCTGCACAGGGCGCTGCGGGAGATCCTCGGGGAGCACGCCCGGCAGGCGGGTTCCCTGGTGGCTCCGGATCGCCTCCGGTTCGATTTCCTGCACCTTCAGCCCCTCAGCCGGGAGCAGCTGCGGGCCATCGAGGATCGGGTGAACGAGCACATCCTGAAGGCGATCCCGGTCCGTGTCCGCTACCTCCCGTACGAAGAGGCCATCCGGCGGGGTGCGGTGGCGCTCTTCGGAGAGAAGTACGGGGATGTGGTGCGCATGGTCTCCATCGGGGACTACAGCCGGGAGCTTTGCGGTGGAACCCATGTGCGGAATACCGGGGAGATCGGGACCTTCTGGATCACCCAGGAGGTGGGCGTGGCCGCGGGAGTCCGGCGCATCGAGGCGGTGTGCGGCCGCGCGGCCATGGCGTGGCAGCGGCGCAGACTGGAGGTTCTGGAAGACCTGGCCGCTCAGCTACGGGCTTCCCCGGAGGAGCTCCGGGCCCGCGTGGAGCGCCTGCAGGCGCGCGTCCGAGAGCTGGAGCGGACCCTGCAGACTTGGCAGCGGCAGCGGGTTGCCGAAGACCTGGATCGGATCGTAGCTTCCGCCCAGGAGGTGGAGGGGGTCCGGGTGGCCGTGGCCCGCCTGGATGGCCTCCCGCACGAGGCCCTGCGGGCGGTGGGGGATCGGTTACGGGAGCGCCTCCAAAGCGGGGTGATCGTACTCGGAGGTGTGGATGCGGATCGGGTGGTTCTGGTGGCCATGGTGACCCAGGACTTGGTGCACCGCGTGCGGGCTCCAGAGGTGATCCGTCCCGTGGCCGAGCGGGTGGGCGGTTCCGGAGGGGGTCGACCGGAACTCGCCCAGGCTGGGGGCCGGGATCCCTCGCGGCTGGATGAGGCGCTGGGGTGGGTTCCGGAAGTTGTCCGTGGCCTCCTTCGGGAAGCCACCCCCGTAGGGGATCCGTGA
- the mltG gene encoding endolytic transglycosylase MltG: MIRAGHVVLLLGLAVAGGGGAAWWGGRPVGTGPAQRVEIPGGASAGEIARILKRRGLVRSAVVFSLYSRVLGFHHRLRAGEYEISPRESVEQILRRMWMGDVVRHRLTLPEGVTAQEIARRIERAGLGRADRFLALVQQPGRFWIPQMRGNRSGSLEGYLFPDTYLLPRGLPEEEVVRILVARFEEVTRTLFARPLPLRLSPHEVVTVASMVEREARVPWERARIAGVIYNRLRAGMPLQIDASVLYALGTHRPVVRTQDLEVDSPYNTYRTKGLPPGPIANPGLAALRAAVEPEHHGYYYYVAQGDGTHLFSRTFAEHLQAIRRARNGR, encoded by the coding sequence GTGATCAGAGCCGGACACGTGGTGCTGCTCCTCGGGCTGGCGGTGGCGGGTGGAGGGGGAGCCGCGTGGTGGGGCGGCCGTCCGGTGGGCACCGGACCCGCACAGCGGGTGGAAATTCCTGGGGGGGCGAGTGCTGGTGAGATCGCCCGGATCCTGAAGCGGCGAGGGCTGGTTCGCAGCGCGGTGGTGTTTTCCCTGTACAGTCGTGTGCTGGGCTTTCACCACCGTCTGCGGGCGGGCGAGTACGAGATCTCCCCGCGGGAGAGCGTGGAACAGATCCTCCGTCGGATGTGGATGGGGGACGTGGTGCGGCACCGGTTGACCCTCCCGGAGGGGGTCACCGCGCAGGAGATCGCCCGGCGGATCGAGCGGGCGGGGCTGGGGCGGGCGGACCGGTTCCTGGCCCTCGTCCAGCAGCCCGGACGGTTCTGGATCCCCCAAATGCGGGGGAATCGCTCGGGCTCCCTGGAAGGCTACCTGTTCCCGGACACCTACCTTCTCCCCCGCGGCCTTCCGGAGGAGGAGGTGGTGCGGATCCTGGTGGCACGGTTCGAGGAGGTTACCCGGACGCTTTTCGCTCGCCCTCTCCCCCTCAGGCTTTCCCCCCACGAGGTGGTTACCGTGGCCTCCATGGTGGAGCGTGAGGCCAGGGTCCCGTGGGAACGTGCACGGATCGCGGGCGTGATCTACAACCGGCTTCGGGCGGGAATGCCCCTTCAGATCGATGCCTCCGTGCTGTACGCCCTGGGCACGCACCGCCCGGTGGTCCGCACGCAGGATCTAGAGGTGGACTCGCCCTACAACACGTACCGGACGAAAGGACTCCCCCCTGGCCCCATCGCCAACCCGGGCCTGGCGGCCCTGCGGGCCGCGGTGGAGCCGGAGCACCACGGGTACTACTATTACGTGGCCCAAGGGGATGGGACACACCTCTTCAGCCGGACCTTCGCAGAGCACCTTCAGGCCATTCGGCGCGCGAGGAACGGCCGGTGA